In Fundidesulfovibrio soli, a single genomic region encodes these proteins:
- a CDS encoding complex I subunit 4 family protein: MTASGGFPFLTTLMVLPLAAALAALLLRREAAVRWFTLAVGLLEMGLAIPLLSFQPSLPGFQFVELADWVPQWGMHYHLGLDGLSLIMVLLSVFLLPLCVLCSWTYITKRIKEFHICLLVMTAACVGVFSALDFVLFYVFWEAMLVPMFLLIAVWGGPERRYASLKFFLYTLAGSTLLLVAIIAFRAVGGSFSIPDLLGREFPVSFQRWAFLAMALAFAIKVPMFPFHTWLPAAHVQAPSAGSVILAAVLLKMGTYGFMRFCLGLTPEASHFFAPLMIGLSVISILYGGYTALGQTDLKRMVAYSSVGHMGFVTLGIFMFNQQGLTGALMQMLNHGITTGALFMMLGAAYERSHSREMADHMGMGKYLPAFMGLWGLFALSSLGFPGTNSFVGELLVLTGAFKANLWAGALSIPGALLAAAYMLRATRSMAWGQPSTAKAWADLNIREWTALAPLAVLVIWIGFAPGLAMRSMEPTVARLLEHVNTRTALAHKAEQPERPILAEVTP, from the coding sequence CCTTGATGGTTTTGCCCCTGGCGGCGGCCCTGGCCGCGCTCCTCCTGCGGCGCGAGGCCGCCGTCAGGTGGTTCACCCTGGCGGTGGGGCTTTTGGAGATGGGCCTGGCGATCCCGCTGCTCAGCTTCCAGCCCTCCCTGCCGGGCTTCCAGTTCGTGGAACTGGCGGACTGGGTGCCCCAGTGGGGCATGCACTACCACCTGGGCCTGGACGGGCTGAGCCTGATCATGGTGCTGCTCTCGGTGTTCCTGCTGCCGCTGTGCGTGCTGTGCTCCTGGACGTACATCACCAAGCGCATCAAGGAGTTCCACATCTGCCTGCTGGTGATGACCGCGGCCTGCGTGGGCGTGTTCTCCGCCCTGGACTTCGTGCTCTTCTACGTGTTCTGGGAGGCCATGCTGGTGCCCATGTTCCTGCTCATCGCCGTGTGGGGCGGGCCGGAGCGGCGCTACGCATCGCTGAAATTCTTCCTGTACACCCTGGCGGGCAGCACGCTCCTGCTGGTGGCCATCATCGCCTTCAGGGCCGTGGGGGGCAGCTTCTCCATCCCCGACCTGCTGGGCCGCGAGTTCCCGGTCTCCTTCCAGCGCTGGGCGTTTCTGGCGATGGCCCTGGCCTTCGCCATCAAGGTGCCCATGTTCCCCTTCCACACCTGGCTGCCGGCCGCGCACGTGCAGGCCCCCAGCGCGGGCAGCGTGATCCTGGCGGCGGTGCTGCTCAAGATGGGCACCTACGGATTCATGCGCTTCTGCCTGGGCCTGACCCCCGAGGCCAGCCACTTCTTCGCCCCGCTGATGATCGGGCTCTCGGTGATCTCCATCCTCTACGGGGGCTATACGGCGCTGGGCCAGACCGACCTCAAGCGCATGGTGGCCTATTCATCCGTGGGGCACATGGGCTTCGTGACCCTGGGCATCTTCATGTTCAACCAGCAGGGCCTCACCGGGGCGCTGATGCAGATGCTCAACCACGGCATCACCACGGGCGCGCTGTTCATGATGCTGGGTGCGGCCTACGAGCGCAGCCACAGCCGCGAGATGGCCGACCACATGGGCATGGGCAAATACCTGCCCGCGTTCATGGGCCTGTGGGGGCTGTTCGCGCTGTCCTCCCTGGGCTTTCCCGGCACCAACAGCTTCGTGGGCGAACTCCTGGTGCTGACCGGGGCCTTCAAGGCCAACCTGTGGGCCGGAGCGCTCTCCATTCCCGGGGCGCTCCTGGCGGCGGCCTACATGCTGCGCGCCACGCGGAGCATGGCCTGGGGCCAGCCATCCACGGCCAAGGCCTGGGCGGACCTGAACATCCGCGAATGGACGGCCCTGGCCCCGCTGGCCGTGCTGGTTATCTGGATCGGCTTCGCGCCCGGGCTGGCCATGCGCTCCATGGAGCCCACCGTGGCCCGTCTGCTCGAGCATGTGAACACCCGCACGGCCCTGGCCCACAAGGCCGAGCAACCCGAACGACCCATCCTGGCGGAGGTGACGCCGTGA
- a CDS encoding NADH-quinone oxidoreductase subunit N — translation MAALALLFLIESLEFAKLGALRAWASAAVAALAVLALGQRGALFGGCYSLDALSQFFKAAVAVGFCVVVAIGSRPREVEEAKQPDYFMLLAISSLGLMLLASATELVTMYLALELASLSLYAVAPLRSESRPAAEAAVKYILYGAMVTALSLYGLSLIMAAQHTTYVAELAQKPWSVAAAPLAVIGLALYLTGFLFKLALFPFHFWCPDVYQGVGNETAAFVSTLPKLGALAVLVRLVGAIGLDAQTADALAALAALSMTAGNFSALVQKDLKRLLGFSSVSHAGYAAMGLVAGGPDGLTSAAFYGVCYLLMNLAAFYVVCRVRQDGQNPTLSDLDGLYRTSPGMAFVLLAAAFSLVGLPPTAGFTGKFFLLSSLWGHGHDWLVIVAVLNTAIAIYYYLNMVRHAYTAEPAAEGASPTPGGLAPLLGASLAVCLLGVGLYPAPLLGLAQAAAKVVLP, via the coding sequence ATGGCGGCCCTGGCCCTGCTGTTCCTGATCGAGTCCCTGGAATTCGCCAAACTTGGCGCGCTGCGGGCCTGGGCCTCCGCCGCGGTGGCGGCGCTGGCTGTGCTGGCCCTGGGCCAGCGGGGCGCGCTCTTCGGGGGCTGCTACAGCCTGGACGCGCTCTCGCAGTTCTTCAAGGCCGCCGTGGCCGTGGGCTTCTGCGTGGTGGTGGCCATCGGCTCCCGCCCGCGCGAGGTGGAGGAGGCCAAGCAGCCCGACTATTTCATGCTCCTGGCCATATCCTCCCTGGGGCTGATGCTCCTGGCCTCGGCCACGGAGCTGGTGACCATGTACCTGGCCCTGGAGCTGGCTTCGCTGAGCCTTTACGCCGTGGCACCCCTGCGCTCCGAGAGCCGCCCCGCCGCCGAGGCCGCCGTGAAGTACATCCTCTACGGGGCCATGGTCACGGCGCTCTCGCTCTACGGCCTGTCGCTGATCATGGCGGCGCAGCACACCACCTACGTGGCCGAGCTGGCCCAGAAGCCCTGGAGCGTCGCCGCCGCGCCCCTGGCCGTGATCGGGCTCGCGCTGTACCTGACGGGCTTCCTGTTCAAGCTGGCCCTGTTCCCGTTCCACTTCTGGTGCCCGGACGTGTACCAGGGCGTTGGCAACGAGACAGCGGCCTTCGTCTCCACGCTGCCCAAGCTGGGGGCCCTGGCCGTGCTGGTGCGCCTGGTGGGCGCCATCGGGCTGGACGCCCAGACCGCCGACGCGCTGGCCGCGCTGGCCGCGCTCTCCATGACGGCGGGCAACTTCTCGGCCCTGGTCCAGAAGGACTTGAAGCGCCTTCTGGGCTTTTCCAGCGTGTCCCATGCGGGGTACGCGGCCATGGGACTGGTGGCCGGAGGGCCGGACGGGCTGACCTCGGCCGCCTTCTACGGCGTGTGCTACCTGCTGATGAACCTGGCGGCCTTTTACGTGGTCTGCCGGGTACGCCAAGACGGGCAGAACCCCACGCTGTCGGACCTGGACGGCCTGTACCGCACCTCGCCGGGCATGGCCTTCGTGCTGCTGGCGGCGGCCTTCTCGCTGGTGGGCCTGCCGCCCACGGCGGGCTTCACGGGCAAGTTCTTCCTGCTGAGCTCCCTGTGGGGCCACGGGCACGACTGGCTGGTGATCGTGGCGGTGCTGAACACGGCCATTGCCATCTATTACTACCTGAACATGGTGCGCCACGCCTACACGGCCGAACCCGCCGCCGAAGGCGCGTCCCCCACGCCGGGAGGGCTGGCGCCGTTGCTGGGCGCCTCGCTGGCCGTCTGCCTGCTGGGCGTCGGGCTCTATCCAGCGCCGCTGCTGGGCCTGGCCCAGGCGGCAGCCAAGGTCGTTCTGCCGTAG
- a CDS encoding DNA alkylation repair protein produces MDAADILARLEPLGSERNRQGMARFGINTARALGVGMVPLRAIARETGRDHALALALWETGVHEARILACMTAEPARTDRPLLDAWAAECDSWDLTDQLCNKLAVKCALAWELADAWSLREEEFVRRAGFSLMAQLAVHDRTAADDAFEPCLERILLMSDDERNFVKKAVNWALRQIGKRSPGLRLRAEAVAVALAGSASRSARWIGRDALREFAVRPVRPVLPGRKTRG; encoded by the coding sequence ATGGACGCGGCAGACATCCTGGCCCGCCTGGAGCCGCTCGGCAGCGAGCGCAACCGGCAGGGCATGGCCCGCTTCGGCATCAATACGGCGCGGGCCCTGGGGGTCGGCATGGTCCCGCTTCGGGCCATCGCCCGCGAGACAGGGCGCGACCACGCCCTGGCCCTGGCGCTCTGGGAGACAGGCGTGCATGAGGCGCGCATCCTGGCCTGCATGACCGCCGAGCCCGCCAGGACGGACCGGCCCCTGCTGGACGCCTGGGCGGCGGAGTGCGACTCCTGGGATCTGACGGACCAGCTCTGCAACAAGCTGGCGGTGAAGTGCGCCCTGGCCTGGGAGCTGGCCGACGCGTGGAGCTTGCGGGAGGAGGAGTTCGTGCGCCGGGCCGGGTTCTCGCTCATGGCCCAGCTGGCCGTGCACGACCGCACGGCTGCGGATGATGCCTTCGAGCCCTGCCTGGAGCGGATTCTGCTTATGTCGGACGACGAGCGAAATTTCGTGAAGAAGGCCGTGAACTGGGCCTTGCGCCAGATCGGCAAGCGCAGCCCGGGCCTCAGGCTGCGGGCCGAGGCCGTGGCCGTGGCACTGGCCGGGTCAGCCTCGCGGAGCGCCCGCTGGATCGGGCGCGACGCCCTGCGCGAGTTCGCGGTGCGGCCCGTGCGTCCGGTCCTGCCAGGGCGGAAGACTCGGGGCTAG
- a CDS encoding M1 family metallopeptidase yields the protein MLALSCGAATAFAAAPLTHSIDAVLDLPARRLRVTDAIALPEQPPADLALTLSPSAADLAASAGGKTLRPVRSGALLRLDVPKGATTVTLRYSLALDQPPQAGPGGTDNPGALADDAVAGPDWAMLMPGSLWHPAGLPGQDVYRLRVSAPGGIKAVSQGRLEGFSQEGGNTVSIWSVRKPVGRLGLCLARYVLHERLETIPGGSAVAVQTFFLPDSKASPDVYLEAAARHLRFYSELHGPYPLEKFAVVENPLPTGYGFPSYTLLGSQVLTLPFIPETSLRHEVAHSWWGNGVLVSGDSGNWCEGLTTYVADYLSQELASPADGKAYRLRTLRAFSALTAQTPSADMPLERFGSRFSAASQAVGYGKAMFVFHMLRGFTGADAFWAGLRRLYAEKLFRPAAWEDFRQVFAGQGDFSLERSRRFMDQWLTRTGGPQLALGQVASEPDPAGGWVVRAEAVQKGEPYLLRLTAQVDHEGGTRRAEFVMEGERAGFEVRTPGKPLRLRLDPDADCFRLLDPSEVPPSVNTVKGAKDLRVLVAADAPQALRAALPVLLGGLGQVRATVLEEGKLTPEQKRSLGGGNVLVLGMPRFPLPGLRDVLPDAPGADTAFAALEREGGCVAAFQAATGADAQAVVQAANKIMHYGSFGLLGFAGGRNVVKSTLEPRRTPMLRELN from the coding sequence TTGCTGGCCCTGTCCTGCGGTGCGGCGACCGCCTTCGCGGCCGCGCCCCTGACCCACTCCATCGACGCCGTGCTGGACCTCCCCGCCAGGCGGCTGCGGGTGACCGACGCCATCGCCCTGCCCGAGCAGCCGCCCGCCGATCTGGCCCTGACCCTCTCGCCCTCGGCCGCGGACCTCGCCGCCAGCGCGGGGGGCAAGACCCTGCGGCCCGTCCGCTCCGGGGCTTTGCTGCGGCTGGACGTGCCCAAGGGCGCGACAACCGTGACCCTGCGCTACAGCCTCGCCCTGGACCAGCCGCCGCAGGCCGGGCCGGGTGGCACGGACAACCCCGGGGCCCTGGCGGACGACGCCGTGGCCGGTCCGGACTGGGCCATGCTCATGCCCGGCAGCCTCTGGCACCCGGCGGGCCTGCCGGGCCAGGATGTCTACCGCCTGCGGGTGAGCGCCCCGGGCGGCATCAAGGCCGTGAGCCAGGGCAGGCTGGAGGGCTTCAGTCAGGAGGGCGGAAACACCGTCTCCATCTGGAGCGTGCGCAAGCCGGTGGGCAGGCTGGGGCTGTGCCTGGCCCGCTACGTGCTCCATGAGCGCCTGGAGACGATCCCCGGCGGGAGCGCGGTGGCCGTGCAGACCTTCTTCCTGCCCGATTCCAAAGCCTCACCGGATGTCTACCTGGAGGCCGCCGCTCGCCACCTGCGCTTCTATTCCGAACTGCACGGCCCCTACCCCCTGGAGAAGTTCGCCGTGGTGGAGAACCCGCTGCCCACGGGCTACGGCTTCCCCTCCTACACGCTGCTGGGCTCCCAGGTGCTGACGCTGCCCTTCATCCCGGAGACCAGCCTGCGCCACGAGGTCGCCCACAGCTGGTGGGGCAACGGCGTGCTGGTCTCCGGCGACTCCGGCAACTGGTGCGAAGGGCTGACCACCTATGTGGCGGACTATCTTTCCCAGGAGCTGGCCTCCCCCGCCGACGGCAAGGCCTACCGCCTCCGGACGCTGCGGGCCTTCTCCGCCCTGACGGCGCAGACCCCCTCGGCGGACATGCCCCTGGAGCGCTTCGGCTCGCGCTTCTCCGCCGCCAGCCAGGCCGTGGGCTACGGCAAGGCCATGTTCGTGTTCCACATGCTGCGCGGCTTCACCGGAGCCGACGCCTTCTGGGCCGGGCTGCGCCGCCTCTACGCGGAAAAGCTCTTCCGCCCCGCCGCCTGGGAGGACTTCCGCCAGGTCTTCGCCGGGCAGGGTGATTTCAGCCTGGAGCGCAGCCGCCGCTTCATGGACCAGTGGCTCACCCGCACGGGCGGCCCCCAACTTGCGCTGGGTCAGGTCGCGAGCGAGCCCGACCCCGCCGGGGGGTGGGTCGTGCGGGCCGAGGCCGTGCAGAAGGGCGAGCCCTACCTGCTCAGGCTCACGGCCCAGGTGGACCATGAGGGAGGGACGCGGCGCGCGGAGTTCGTCATGGAGGGAGAACGCGCGGGCTTCGAGGTGCGCACGCCGGGCAAGCCCCTGCGCCTGCGCCTGGACCCGGACGCGGACTGCTTCCGGCTGCTGGACCCGTCCGAGGTGCCGCCCTCGGTGAACACGGTCAAGGGCGCGAAGGATCTGCGCGTGCTGGTGGCCGCCGACGCACCGCAGGCCCTGCGCGCGGCCCTGCCCGTGCTGCTGGGCGGACTGGGGCAGGTTCGGGCCACCGTGTTGGAGGAGGGGAAGCTCACCCCGGAGCAGAAGAGGAGCCTGGGGGGCGGCAACGTGCTGGTGCTGGGCATGCCCCGCTTCCCGCTGCCGGGCCTGCGCGACGTGCTGCCCGATGCGCCCGGCGCGGACACCGCATTCGCGGCCCTGGAGCGCGAGGGCGGCTGCGTGGCCGCGTTCCAGGCCGCAACGGGGGCCGACGCGCAGGCCGTGGTCCAGGCGGCGAACAAGATCATGCACTATGGTTCGTTCGGGCTGCTGGGCTTCGCGGGAGGGCGCAACGTGGTCAAATCCACCCTGGAGCCCAGGCGCACGCCCATGCTGCGGGAGCTGAACTAG
- a CDS encoding methyl-accepting chemotaxis protein, whose amino-acid sequence MRLSLKAAFLAPVLLVVTIGLAGLVWQGSAATRDSALTMLRADMPILAGAIVKDVSDSMRLKTEALKTWTAIAVVQAAARGEDKDGAFQARMQSTVKGMPSLGIGYTNMYSLKGDLVASSLPGPLAKANVADRDYFKAIVSNGKDHAISKALLSRVSNKAVIIVAQAVKSPQGELLGVITAGVDLHTITGDVSATRIGSTGHVVVFEPDGMAVAHPDETQLLKNEVSKSPLFQAALAVKNSETVTLPDGSMAVVVRDAFTGWVFCIIPPLEDMHTLVRSSLNRQALLALAVTLVLTAAIWLLSVKVVASPLTRCLAYAKAVAGGDLNRHLKRETSCVELAELSQSLDEMVGALKTSLSSVAEKECRANEEALRAQDALRQAEEASAKAATSRQEALGEAAHMLQEVMEGFNASSDALTSEMDGALSDTGSQQDRTVQTATAMEQMTATIMEVSRSAQDAASQTGRASERANEGKRLVEQAVDAISGVDALATQIRQAMHGLAQQTRAVDQVMTVISDIADQTNLLALNAAIEAARAGEHGRGFAVVADEVRKLAEKTMTATREVGQTITAIQTGTLDNAAQVERMAEAASQASSLARTSGGSLAEIVSLVETASDQVRAIATASEEQSAASEEINRSVDEVRELAGRIAQAMSRAEQALRDLAAQGDTLDRVIGQLRGREITA is encoded by the coding sequence ATGAGGCTTTCGCTGAAGGCTGCGTTTCTGGCCCCCGTTCTTCTTGTGGTGACCATCGGCCTGGCCGGCCTGGTCTGGCAAGGCTCCGCCGCCACCAGGGATTCCGCCCTGACCATGCTCCGGGCTGACATGCCCATCCTGGCGGGCGCCATCGTCAAGGACGTCTCCGACTCCATGCGCCTCAAGACGGAGGCCCTCAAGACCTGGACGGCCATCGCCGTGGTGCAGGCAGCCGCGCGCGGCGAGGACAAGGACGGCGCCTTCCAGGCCCGCATGCAGTCCACCGTGAAGGGCATGCCCAGCCTGGGCATCGGCTACACGAACATGTACTCCCTCAAGGGTGACCTCGTGGCCTCCAGCCTGCCCGGCCCCCTGGCCAAGGCCAACGTGGCCGACCGCGACTATTTCAAGGCCATCGTCTCGAACGGCAAGGATCACGCCATCTCCAAGGCGCTCCTGAGCCGCGTGTCCAACAAGGCCGTGATCATCGTGGCCCAGGCCGTGAAGTCGCCCCAGGGCGAGCTGCTGGGCGTGATCACCGCGGGCGTGGACCTGCACACCATCACAGGCGATGTCTCGGCCACGCGTATCGGCTCCACGGGCCACGTGGTGGTTTTCGAGCCGGACGGCATGGCCGTGGCCCACCCCGACGAAACGCAGTTGCTCAAGAACGAAGTCTCCAAGAGCCCGCTGTTCCAGGCCGCCCTGGCCGTCAAGAATTCCGAGACCGTCACCCTGCCCGACGGCTCCATGGCCGTCGTGGTCCGCGACGCCTTCACCGGCTGGGTCTTCTGCATCATCCCGCCCCTGGAGGACATGCATACCCTGGTGCGCTCCTCCCTGAACAGGCAGGCCCTGCTGGCCCTGGCCGTCACCCTGGTGCTCACGGCGGCCATCTGGCTGCTCTCCGTGAAGGTGGTGGCCAGCCCGCTGACCCGCTGCCTGGCCTACGCCAAGGCTGTGGCCGGAGGGGACCTGAACCGGCACCTGAAGCGGGAGACCAGCTGCGTCGAGCTGGCCGAACTTTCCCAGAGCCTGGACGAGATGGTCGGCGCGCTCAAGACCAGCCTCAGCTCCGTGGCCGAGAAAGAGTGCCGCGCCAACGAGGAGGCCTTGCGCGCCCAGGACGCCCTGCGCCAGGCCGAGGAGGCCTCCGCCAAGGCCGCCACGTCCCGACAGGAGGCCCTTGGGGAGGCCGCGCACATGCTCCAGGAAGTCATGGAAGGGTTCAACGCCTCCTCCGACGCGCTCACGTCGGAGATGGACGGCGCCTTGAGCGACACCGGCTCCCAGCAGGACCGCACCGTCCAGACCGCCACGGCCATGGAGCAGATGACCGCCACCATCATGGAGGTCTCCAGGAGCGCGCAGGACGCCGCCAGCCAGACCGGGCGGGCCAGCGAGCGCGCCAACGAGGGCAAGCGGCTGGTGGAGCAGGCCGTGGACGCCATCTCCGGCGTGGACGCCCTGGCCACACAGATCAGGCAGGCCATGCACGGCCTCGCCCAGCAGACCCGCGCGGTGGACCAGGTCATGACCGTCATCTCCGACATCGCCGACCAGACCAACCTCCTGGCCTTGAACGCCGCCATCGAGGCCGCCCGCGCCGGCGAGCACGGGCGCGGCTTCGCCGTTGTGGCCGACGAGGTGCGCAAGCTGGCCGAAAAGACCATGACCGCCACCCGCGAGGTGGGCCAGACCATCACCGCCATCCAGACCGGCACCCTGGACAACGCCGCCCAGGTGGAGCGCATGGCCGAGGCCGCCTCCCAGGCCAGCTCCCTGGCCAGGACCTCCGGCGGCTCCCTGGCGGAGATCGTCTCCCTGGTGGAGACCGCCTCGGACCAGGTGAGGGCCATCGCCACCGCCTCGGAGGAGCAGTCCGCCGCCAGCGAGGAGATCAACCGCTCCGTGGACGAGGTGCGCGAGCTGGCCGGGCGCATCGCCCAGGCCATGTCCCGCGCGGAGCAGGCCCTGCGCGACCTGGCCGCCCAGGGTGACACGCTGGATCGGGTCATCGGCCAGCTGCGCGGCAGGGAGATAACCGCGTAG
- a CDS encoding ferritin-like domain-containing protein, which yields MATFFKAADVAKAAVEIEKKGEAFYRHMAEQTKDEELRDLFIHLAGEEHKHELIFSNLLTRLGSVELPAWSTTEEYGEYIDALISSHTLFDSHSEALMAGAGDAESGVRVALSFEKDTLLFFVELKELVPDSEKDAVQRCVDEERLHIRKLRAML from the coding sequence ATGGCGACATTCTTCAAGGCGGCCGACGTGGCCAAGGCTGCGGTCGAGATCGAGAAAAAGGGCGAGGCCTTCTACCGGCACATGGCCGAACAGACCAAGGACGAGGAACTGCGGGACCTGTTCATCCATCTGGCCGGGGAGGAGCACAAGCACGAGCTGATCTTCAGCAACCTGCTCACCCGCCTGGGCTCCGTGGAGCTGCCCGCCTGGAGCACCACCGAGGAGTACGGCGAATACATCGACGCACTCATCAGCTCGCACACCCTGTTCGACTCCCACTCCGAGGCCCTGATGGCCGGGGCCGGGGACGCCGAATCCGGGGTGCGCGTGGCCCTCTCCTTCGAGAAGGACACCCTGCTCTTCTTCGTGGAGCTCAAGGAACTGGTGCCCGACTCCGAGAAGGACGCCGTGCAGCGCTGCGTGGACGAGGAGCGCCTGCATATCCGCAAGCTGCGGGCCATGCTTTAG
- a CDS encoding FAD/NAD(P)-binding protein, which translates to MTTMMNPYLPEIATVLEVIQETPNIKTFRVVLNNKDRMAKFKYEPGQVGQLSVFGVGEATFVINSPPTRMEYLQFSVMLTGEVTSMLHTLSPGDQVGVRAPLGNWFPYESMKGKNVVFIGGGIGMAPLRTLLLFMLDNRKDYKNISLLYGARSPEDMAFKYDLPDWSSRKDMTTVLTIDREAPGWEHKVGLIPNVLLEMNPSPKKTVAITCGPPIMIKFTLQALKKLGFEDDQIVTTLEKRMKCGVGICGRCNIGTKYVCMDGPVFTYAQLKELPNEL; encoded by the coding sequence ATGACCACTATGATGAATCCCTATCTCCCCGAGATCGCCACGGTGCTGGAGGTCATCCAGGAGACCCCCAACATCAAGACCTTCCGCGTGGTCCTCAACAACAAGGACCGCATGGCCAAGTTCAAGTACGAGCCCGGCCAGGTGGGCCAGCTCTCGGTGTTCGGCGTGGGCGAAGCCACGTTCGTCATCAACTCGCCGCCGACGCGCATGGAGTACCTGCAGTTCTCCGTGATGCTGACGGGCGAGGTCACCTCCATGCTGCACACGCTCTCCCCCGGCGACCAGGTCGGCGTGCGCGCCCCGCTTGGCAACTGGTTCCCGTACGAGTCCATGAAGGGCAAGAACGTGGTGTTCATCGGCGGCGGCATCGGCATGGCCCCGCTGCGCACCCTGCTGCTGTTCATGCTGGACAACCGCAAGGACTACAAGAACATCTCCCTGCTGTACGGTGCGCGCAGCCCCGAGGACATGGCCTTCAAGTACGACCTGCCCGACTGGTCCAGCCGCAAGGACATGACCACCGTGCTGACCATCGACCGCGAGGCCCCGGGCTGGGAGCACAAGGTGGGCCTGATCCCCAACGTGCTGCTGGAGATGAACCCCAGCCCCAAGAAGACCGTGGCCATCACCTGCGGCCCCCCGATCATGATCAAGTTCACCTTGCAGGCGCTCAAGAAGCTCGGCTTCGAGGACGACCAGATCGTCACCACGCTGGAGAAGCGCATGAAGTGCGGCGTGGGCATATGCGGCCGTTGCAACATCGGCACGAAGTACGTCTGCATGGACGGGCCGGTGTTCACCTACGCCCAGCTCAAGGAACTGCCCAACGAACTCTAG
- a CDS encoding 4Fe-4S dicluster domain-containing protein: MMSAKYLAQGDLSAWLGALAQGRRVLVPVRENGAVVFRPYGPGVAPVLSRQADSPPKESVFPSTERLMEFSYSKDPENLGKVALDIKETVNAPATVVFGGRPCDARGFTVFDRVYDTKAIRDPYYAERRASTLFVTLACDAPETTCFCNSVGSSPVDADGSDVLLTPVEGGWLVEAVSERGKALLDAPALKDAPASAQEQAKAAQEAAVAAMPPAWDAAPAAAKLIEKFDDMGFWDNVSAKCISCGACTYLCPTCYCFTVTDERSGMKGERIRTWDTCMSFQFTLEASGHNPRPTKAYRLKNRVGHKFSYYPDIHKGPIACCGCGRCIKLCPVSVDIREIVRLAMELPTATAGKP; the protein is encoded by the coding sequence GTGATGTCCGCCAAATACTTAGCCCAAGGCGATCTGTCGGCGTGGCTTGGCGCCCTGGCTCAGGGCCGCAGGGTGCTCGTGCCCGTGCGGGAGAACGGCGCCGTGGTCTTCAGGCCCTACGGCCCGGGCGTGGCGCCCGTGCTCTCCCGCCAGGCGGATTCGCCCCCCAAGGAGAGCGTGTTCCCCTCCACCGAGCGGCTCATGGAGTTCAGCTACTCCAAGGACCCGGAAAACCTGGGCAAGGTCGCCCTGGACATCAAGGAGACCGTCAACGCCCCGGCCACGGTGGTCTTCGGCGGCCGCCCCTGCGACGCCCGCGGCTTCACCGTGTTCGACCGCGTCTACGACACCAAGGCCATCCGCGACCCCTACTACGCCGAGCGCCGGGCCAGCACCCTGTTCGTGACCCTGGCCTGCGACGCCCCGGAGACCACCTGCTTCTGCAACTCCGTGGGCAGCTCCCCGGTGGACGCGGACGGCTCCGACGTGCTGCTCACCCCGGTCGAGGGCGGCTGGCTGGTGGAGGCCGTGAGCGAGCGCGGCAAGGCCCTGCTGGACGCCCCCGCCCTGAAGGACGCCCCCGCCTCCGCGCAGGAGCAGGCCAAGGCCGCCCAGGAGGCCGCCGTGGCCGCCATGCCCCCCGCCTGGGACGCGGCCCCCGCCGCGGCCAAGCTCATCGAGAAGTTCGACGACATGGGCTTCTGGGACAACGTCTCCGCCAAGTGCATCAGCTGCGGGGCCTGCACCTACCTCTGCCCCACCTGCTACTGCTTCACCGTGACGGACGAGCGCTCCGGCATGAAGGGCGAGCGCATCCGCACCTGGGACACCTGCATGTCCTTCCAGTTCACGCTGGAGGCCAGCGGCCACAACCCCAGGCCCACCAAGGCGTACCGCCTGAAGAACCGCGTGGGGCACAAGTTCAGCTACTACCCCGACATCCACAAGGGGCCCATCGCCTGCTGCGGCTGCGGCCGGTGCATCAAGCTCTGCCCCGTGAGCGTGGACATCCGTGAAATCGTCCGGCTGGCCATGGAACTGCCCACGGCCACCGCGGGCAAGCCGTAG